The genomic region GACGAAGACGTGAGCGACGGGGCTGAGTACGCGAACGAACGCGGTACGGCTGGCGCGATCAGGAGGACGATCAACTAAATGAACTCAGACTGGGACGACGTAAGCTTCGTTATCAGTTCGCAGTACCGCATCGCGGTCCTCAGGCGGCTCGCCGACGGGCCGGCGACCCCGTCGCGCATCGCGAACGACGCCGATCTCGGCATCGCACACATCTCGCGGGCCCTCCAGGGGCTCCGCGAGCGGAATCTCGTCGAACTGCTGGTCTCCGAGGACAGACGCAAGGGTCGTGTCTACGGGATCACCGAAAAAGGCGGCAACGTGTGGCAGAAGATCGAGGCCGAAAACATGG from Halorientalis sp. IM1011 harbors:
- a CDS encoding winged helix-turn-helix domain-containing protein → MNSDWDDVSFVISSQYRIAVLRRLADGPATPSRIANDADLGIAHISRALQGLRERNLVELLVSEDRRKGRVYGITEKGGNVWQKIEAENMV